The Myxococcales bacterium genomic interval TCACCCGCGCCTCCGGAACGCGGCCTGCGAGGGCAGCGATCGCCGCCGCGACCGAGCGCGCCCCGCGGCTCACCTCGAGATCGCCCGGATAGACCACGAGCGGCGCGTCGCCTACGTCGAGGCGCTCACGAAGCGCCGCGCCTTCCTCCGGCGCCACATCGCGAAGCGGCCTCGCGCACGGCGGAACCACAACGAGCTTCCGGCCATCGACGCCGGCCGCGAGAAAACGCCTGCGCGTCCACTCGCTCGGACACGACCACGTCCCCGAACAAGAGAGCCCCCACGCTCCTGAAGTGTTTCGGTCGACTCGCGATGGTCTGCACCACGCGGCGCACGCCGCGAAGGCGTCCGCCACCAGCGTCATGCGCGACGCCGACGACGACGGCCAGTTGGGCGCGAAGACGAAGTGCCAGATCAGGTGCCCCGTCGACGCGGCCACCACCGCCGCGACGCGCGTTGGCGCGCAGCGTGGGCGCGAACCGTCCCCCGCGCCGCATCGCCGTACGCCACGAGACCGTCGACGCCGTCGGTGGCGCGACGCCCTCGCTCGTCAGCACCGTCGCGCGATGCCGCGTCAGCGACGTGGCCACGTCGCGTACGAGGTTCTTCGAGCCGTCGTGCCACGGCGGCACGATGGGCTTCGATACGTAGAGGACCCTCGGCACCGGCGCAGCGTATCGCCAGCCCTCGCTAGCGAAGCGCGCAGGAGTCCTTCGTCGGCGCCCTTCATGGCGCTGTCGACGGCGCCTTCGACGGCTTGGTCTTGCAGCGCATGGATGCGACGCGGCCCCGCGGCGAGTGACTTCGCCGTGCCGACGCTCGTGGCCGCACCGCTGAGCGAGCCTCGCAGCGTGTTCTCGGGCACCTTGCGCACCGTGAACTCGACCTGCGCCGTCACCCCGACGTTGCCGTTGGCATCGGCCTGCTGCGCGAGCTTCGAGAGGCGACCGTCGATGATCAAGAGCGGCATTCCGGCGCTCTTCTCGCCATCGGCCACGACGACCGCGCCGGGCAACGACGCGATGCGCCGCTGCGTCGATTCACGAAACACGTTGTGAAGCTCTTGCTCGCGCGAGCCCGACTTGACGACGACCTTGCCCAACTGAAGCCCGTAGCGCTTGGCCGTGACGGGCGCGGCCGGCGCCGGTTTCGGACTTCTCGAGCGACGCGATCGTCGTGCGGAGCTGCGAGCGCACGCTCCGACGACTCGCCGCCCAGGCGTCGCTCGAGGACCGGCAACGCCGCTTCGTCGCCGATGGCGCCGAGGGCAGCGGCAGCCGCTGCCCGCACCGAAGGGTGCGAATCGGTGAGGGCGCGCTCAAAAGTGCGCGTGAGTCAGCCGCCCGCGAGCGCCCGAGCGAGAGCGCCGCGCTCACCCGCAACCGGAAGTCCTCGGCGTTCGCCAGCTCGCGCCGCGGATCGGCGCTTTGCGCCGGCGACAGCGGACCGGAGCCGCACAACAGGGTGATCGCGATGCCCAGCTCGCAACACCGACGCAGCCAGAACCTCAAGGCCGTGATCCTCCCCGAGCGCGATGCGCTCGGTTTCGTCTGCCGATCAAGCCACGAACGAACTCAGAGTAAGCCAGCCGACGAACTCAGCCACCAGCGCCAAGCCCCGCCCGCGTCGACGTCGCCCCGCACACTGCACAGAAGCTCAAGCCTGAGACAGACGGACGATCAGAGCAAGCTCTTCACTTGCTGCTCCATCTTCGCCTCGTCCCCGTCATGGTAGCCGAGGTGAACGAAGCGAACGATGCCCTTCTTGTCGACGATGAACGAGGTCGGCATGGTCTTCGGGTCCCACTTGCTCGCGATGCTCTTCCCCTGATCCCACCCGAGCGGGAACTTGGCGCCGAAGTTCTTGCCGAAGTCGGCGACGCCGTGGTTCTCGTCGTCTTCCGAGATGCCAATGATCTCGAGGCCGCTCGCCTTGTACTTCACGTTAAGCTCCTGGAGCTTCGGGAAGGACTTCTTGCAGGGCGCACCACGTCGCCCAGAAGTCGACGATGACCACTTTGCCCTTCACGGAGGCGAGCGAGAACTTGCCTTGGCCGTTGACGGAAGCGAGGGAAAAAATCAGGCGCTGGCTTTGCCGATGAGCGCGTGCGAATCGCCCGCAGCGGCGGCGCCGCCCGTGGTGGCGCCGGCCGGGGACCCGTGGCCCCGCGCAACCGAGAGCCGAGACAGCGAGGACCAAAGAGAGAGCGATAACGGTCGGGGGACGTCATGGCCTTCTTTCTTATCATGGTGCAACGGGCCAATCGAACGCCGATGAGCGCCTCTTTCGATCGGTGAGTGAGAGATGACGCGCAAGGCCCCTTCTC includes:
- a CDS encoding TlpA family protein disulfide reductase — protein: MKYKASGLEIIGISEDDENHGVADFGKNFGAKFPLGWDQGKSIASKWDPKTMPTSFIVDKKGIVRFVHLGYHDGDEAKMEQQVKSLL